GCGTCGAGCTCGCGCTCGCGGAAGGGCGAGGGATCGAAGGAGTGGAAGAGCTGCGCCAGGAGCCGCAGCCGCAGCTCGATCCGACCCGGCGGGTCCTTCAGCTGGTCTTTTCCACCAGCGGGATCTGCAGCTTCACTCCGGGGACCAACTTCCTGAAGTCGACGTCGGGGTTGTAGCGGTGGATGAGCCAAGTGGGCACACCGTAGAGCTTGTGCGACAGAACCCACAGGGTATCGCCGGAGCGCAGGCTGTGCTCGACCGTGCCCGTCACGCGGAAGCTGCCGAAGAAGTCCTCCTCGATGCCCTTGTGGTACTCGAGGCGGCGCTGCTGGAACTCCTCGGGGGTCACGCGCGCGAAGTCCAGGCGCAGCGACTGGCCCACGTGGATCGGCTGGCGGCCCTTCAGCTTGTTCAGGTTGCGCAGGCGCTGGGGCGAGACCTCGAGCCAGTCGGCGAAGTGACCGAGTGTCTCGTCGTCGTCCACCAGCACGCGGTCCTTCTTGAGCCGCATGTAGGGCGGGTCGTCGGCGGCCGCCGGCACCGCCAGGGCAGGAGTCACTGCGGGCTCGGCCACGGCGACGGTCACGGGCGCCGGCCGGTTCGGCACGGGCACGAGCTTGGGCTCGGGGCCCGCGAGGTCGGCGCTCGAGAACACCTCTTCGGTGCCGTCGTCGGCCGGCGGGGTCTCGGTCAGCTTGGGCGGCGCGCCGGCGGGCTCGAGCGCCGCGATCGGCTCGCTCGGCGGCGGGGGCGCGGGCTCGGCGGCGGGCGGCGGCGGCTCGGCCTGCGCGGGCGCCTGCTCGAGTGACTGCGAGACGGCGATCGCCACCTCGGCGGCGGGCGGCGGCACGGCGGGCTTGGCCTCCTCGGCGGGCGGGGCAGGCGTCGGCGCGGCCGGCTCGGGCGCCGCGGTCTGCGCGATCACGACCGGCGGCACGATGCGCTTGGGCGCGGTCCCGGGCCGGTCGGGCAGCTGCAGCACCTGGCCGGCGTAGATGCGCTGGCGCCGGCCCAGGTCGTTCTGCGACAGGATCTGCGCCACGGTCGTGCGGTTCTCGGAGGCGATCTCCGACAGTGTGTCCCCCCGCCGCACGGTGTAGTAGCGGCTCGCGTGCTGGTCGCTGTGTCTCTCCTCCTTGGGCACCGCGGCGATCCAGCGCGAGCCGTCTCCGGCGGTCGTGCCCGCGGGCAGGCGCAGGGCATAGCCGCGCGGGATGCGCTTGCCCGAGCGGAAGACCGGCGGACGCAGGGCCGGGTTCAGGTCGGCCACCTGCTGCGGCGAGACACCGAGCCGCCGCTGCAGGTCGTTCACGTCGGCGTAGAAGGGCAGAGTCACGACGTCGACCGGGTGCGGCGAGTCTCTGCGCACCGGGCCGAAATACGACTCGTAGGACTGGATCACCTTCCGCGCGGCGAGGAACTGCGCGTAGAAGTTCC
The Myxococcota bacterium genome window above contains:
- a CDS encoding LysM peptidoglycan-binding domain-containing protein, which produces MSAVGRRSGLLALALWAALALPSLRAAASEPFPEPAALTPAVSFWVRVYTEASTDGGFLHDARLLDVVYEHIRFEGESSPRARERIVDGYKARYREVLDWLGRGGEPRSEHEQQIVRLFTAALGHAPTAGDFRDAKDELRFQLGQRDKFREGLVRSGAYEEEMRAVFRAQGMPEDLALLPHVESSFNVRAYSKYGAAGVWQFMRGTGRRFMKVDYVVDERLDPITSTRAAARLLRENYAILGSWPLALTAYNHGAGGMARAVKRLGTDRIDEIVANYDGRTFGFASRNFYAQFLAARKVIQSYESYFGPVRRDSPHPVDVVTLPFYADVNDLQRRLGVSPQQVADLNPALRPPVFRSGKRIPRGYALRLPAGTTAGDGSRWIAAVPKEERHSDQHASRYYTVRRGDTLSEIASENRTTVAQILSQNDLGRRQRIYAGQVLQLPDRPGTAPKRIVPPVVIAQTAAPEPAAPTPAPPAEEAKPAVPPPAAEVAIAVSQSLEQAPAQAEPPPPAAEPAPPPPSEPIAALEPAGAPPKLTETPPADDGTEEVFSSADLAGPEPKLVPVPNRPAPVTVAVAEPAVTPALAVPAAADDPPYMRLKKDRVLVDDDETLGHFADWLEVSPQRLRNLNKLKGRQPIHVGQSLRLDFARVTPEEFQQRRLEYHKGIEEDFFGSFRVTGTVEHSLRSGDTLWVLSHKLYGVPTWLIHRYNPDVDFRKLVPGVKLQIPLVEKTS